From a region of the Georgenia yuyongxinii genome:
- a CDS encoding cytochrome c biogenesis CcdA family protein, producing the protein MGWEQIADTFERTIVDGSMLAALPVAALAGLVSFASPCVLPLLPGYVGYLGGMTGADGGRRGGQGRLLAGVLLFVGGFTAVFVLLGVVFSLAGVALQEYMDVVLRVLGVLVIVMGIAFMGGVPFLQRERRVHLTPRQGMWGAPVLGVVFGLGWAPCIGPTLAAVLSLSFGGADPARGAVLALAYCLGLGVPFVVLAMAFARSARTLGFLRRHRRGIQVFGGALLVLLGLALVTGLWGLVANQLQGLVTNFETVV; encoded by the coding sequence GTGGGCTGGGAGCAGATCGCCGACACCTTCGAGCGCACCATCGTCGACGGGTCGATGCTGGCCGCCCTGCCGGTGGCCGCGCTCGCCGGGCTGGTGTCCTTCGCGTCGCCGTGCGTGCTGCCGCTGCTGCCCGGCTACGTCGGGTACCTGGGCGGCATGACCGGCGCCGACGGCGGTCGCCGCGGCGGGCAGGGCCGGCTTCTGGCCGGCGTGCTGCTCTTCGTCGGCGGGTTCACCGCGGTGTTCGTGCTGCTCGGGGTGGTGTTCTCGCTCGCCGGGGTCGCGCTGCAGGAGTACATGGACGTCGTCCTGCGGGTGCTGGGCGTGCTCGTGATCGTCATGGGGATCGCGTTCATGGGCGGCGTGCCGTTCCTCCAGCGGGAGCGGCGGGTGCACCTGACCCCACGCCAGGGCATGTGGGGCGCGCCGGTGCTCGGGGTGGTCTTCGGGCTCGGCTGGGCGCCGTGCATCGGTCCCACGCTGGCCGCGGTCCTCAGCCTGTCCTTCGGTGGGGCGGACCCGGCGCGCGGCGCCGTCCTGGCACTGGCGTACTGCCTCGGCCTGGGGGTGCCGTTCGTGGTGCTGGCGATGGCCTTCGCCCGCTCGGCGCGAACCCTCGGCTTCCTGCGTCGCCACCGCCGAGGCATCCAGGTGTTCGGCGGCGCCCTGCTCGTCCTCCTCGGCCTCGCCCTCGTGACGGGGCTGTGGGGGCTCGTCGCCAACCAGCTTCAGGGTCTGGTCACCAACTTCGAGACGGTGGTGTGA
- a CDS encoding TlpA family protein disulfide reductase: protein MKRSPGGAQAPSFARPLARPVARPLARPVALLLLVTALALGACAPGGTTQAADSGYVAGDGSFATWAAGERGDAVELTGTTYEGDPVDLAEDRGDVVVLNFWYAACPPCRAEAPDLRAIHDDYADAGVRLLGVNPRDDVGTAQAFERTFEIPYPSVHDADARAVAALEGLVPLQAMPSTVVLDREGRVAARVLGQFDPGILRGLIDDVLAEEA, encoded by the coding sequence ATGAAACGCTCGCCCGGTGGCGCCCAGGCCCCGAGCTTCGCCCGGCCCCTGGCCCGGCCCGTCGCCCGGCCCCTGGCCCGGCCCGTCGCCCTGCTCCTGCTCGTGACCGCCCTTGCGCTCGGCGCGTGCGCACCCGGGGGGACCACCCAGGCCGCGGACAGCGGCTACGTCGCCGGCGACGGCTCCTTCGCCACCTGGGCCGCCGGGGAGCGGGGCGACGCCGTCGAGCTCACCGGCACCACCTATGAGGGCGACCCCGTCGACCTGGCCGAGGACCGCGGCGACGTCGTCGTCCTGAACTTCTGGTACGCGGCCTGCCCGCCGTGCCGGGCCGAGGCGCCGGACCTGCGCGCCATCCACGACGACTACGCCGACGCCGGCGTGCGCCTGCTCGGCGTGAACCCGCGCGACGACGTCGGCACGGCCCAGGCCTTCGAGCGCACCTTCGAGATCCCCTACCCGTCGGTGCACGACGCCGACGCCCGCGCGGTGGCGGCCCTCGAGGGGCTGGTCCCGCTGCAGGCGATGCCGTCCACGGTGGTACTCGACCGGGAGGGCCGGGTCGCCGCCAGGGTGCTCGGCCAGTTCGACCCCGGCATCCTGCGCGGCCTCATCGACGACGTCCTGGCCGAGGAGGCCTGA
- a CDS encoding histidine phosphatase family protein — MQRTTVHLMRHGEVHNPDGILYGRAPGYRLSDRGQEMVGRVAEVLHSGGHDVRAVIASPLQRAQESALPAARAYGLDVATDPRLIEATNHFEGIAVNRNRAVLAHPRHWHAYVNPFRPSWGEPYRAQVARMSGAISDALTRAAGGEALLVSHQLPIWVTRLSLERRPLAHDPRRRQCSLASLTSLTFDGRRLVGLSYWEPAGELLRGASDMVPGTSAAAENAGETRP, encoded by the coding sequence ATGCAGCGAACCACGGTCCACCTCATGCGGCACGGCGAGGTGCACAACCCGGACGGCATCCTGTACGGGCGCGCGCCGGGCTACCGCCTGTCCGACCGCGGCCAGGAGATGGTCGGCCGCGTCGCCGAGGTGCTCCACTCCGGCGGGCACGACGTGCGCGCGGTGATCGCCTCGCCCCTGCAGCGTGCCCAGGAGAGCGCCCTGCCCGCCGCCCGTGCGTACGGGCTGGACGTGGCGACCGACCCCCGCCTCATCGAGGCGACCAACCACTTCGAGGGCATCGCGGTCAACCGCAACCGTGCGGTCCTGGCCCACCCGCGCCACTGGCACGCCTACGTCAACCCGTTCCGGCCGAGCTGGGGCGAGCCGTACCGGGCGCAGGTGGCCCGGATGAGCGGTGCCATCTCCGACGCCCTGACCCGCGCCGCGGGCGGCGAGGCGCTGCTGGTGAGCCACCAGCTGCCGATCTGGGTGACCCGGCTCTCCCTGGAGCGCAGGCCCCTCGCCCACGACCCGCGGCGCCGTCAATGCTCCCTCGCCTCGTTGACCTCGCTCACCTTCGACGGCCGCCGGCTCGTGGGGCTGAGCTACTGGGAGCCCGCCGGGGAGCTGCTTCGCGGCGCCTCGGACATGGTGCCCGGCACGTCGGCCGCCGCCGAGAACGCGGGGGAGACCCGCCCATGA
- a CDS encoding MarR family winged helix-turn-helix transcriptional regulator has translation MTTQTPSTMRWLDADQQHSWRQLLRGSAQLFDDVNHDLEQQSGLSLSEYEVLVRLSEAEGRTLRMSVLAAELVHSRSRVTHTIRRMEQAGLVERRTCADDRRGVNCTLTDAGFARLEEIAPGHVASVRARLVDRLTPAQMRQLGEIMSVFVHDEDEDGATA, from the coding sequence ATGACCACGCAGACGCCGTCGACCATGCGGTGGCTCGACGCGGACCAGCAGCACAGCTGGCGCCAGCTCCTGCGAGGCTCGGCGCAGCTCTTCGACGACGTCAACCACGACCTCGAGCAGCAGTCCGGGCTCTCGCTGAGCGAGTACGAGGTGCTTGTGCGCCTGTCGGAGGCCGAGGGGCGCACGCTGCGCATGTCGGTGCTCGCGGCGGAGCTGGTCCACTCCCGTTCCCGGGTGACGCACACCATCCGGCGCATGGAGCAGGCCGGCCTGGTGGAGCGCCGCACCTGCGCCGACGACCGCCGCGGGGTGAACTGCACGCTCACCGACGCCGGGTTCGCCCGCCTGGAGGAGATCGCCCCCGGGCACGTCGCGTCCGTGCGGGCGCGGCTGGTGGACCGGCTCACTCCCGCGCAGATGCGCCAGCTCGGGGAGATCATGTCGGTCTTCGTCCACGACGAGGACGAGGACGGCGCGACCGCCTGA
- a CDS encoding YceI family protein, with the protein MATIPAGTYVIDGSHTDVAFTVRHAGISKVRGKFEKVEGTITVGENLAESVANITIDASSVNTGDANRDGHLRSADFWDAESKPTWTFVSTGVEGDGAEFVLKGDLTINGVTKPVALDVEFNGSVVDAFGYPRIGFSASTEISRKEFDLTWNAAMETGGFLVGDKVKVLLEVEANPQA; encoded by the coding sequence ATGGCCACGATCCCCGCTGGTACCTACGTCATCGACGGCTCGCACACCGATGTCGCCTTCACCGTCCGCCACGCCGGCATCTCCAAGGTCCGCGGCAAGTTCGAGAAGGTCGAGGGCACCATCACGGTCGGTGAGAACCTCGCCGAGTCCGTCGCCAACATCACCATCGACGCCTCCTCGGTCAACACCGGTGACGCCAACCGCGACGGCCACCTGCGTTCCGCCGACTTCTGGGACGCCGAGAGCAAGCCCACCTGGACCTTCGTCTCCACCGGCGTCGAGGGCGACGGCGCGGAGTTCGTCCTGAAGGGCGACCTCACCATCAACGGAGTCACCAAGCCGGTCGCGCTGGACGTGGAGTTCAACGGTTCCGTTGTGGACGCCTTCGGCTACCCGCGCATCGGCTTCTCCGCGAGCACCGAGATCTCCCGCAAGGAGTTCGACCTGACCTGGAACGCGGCCATGGAGACCGGTGGTTTCCTCGTCGGCGACAAGGTCAAGGTCCTCCTCGAGGTCGAGGCGAACCCCCAGGCCTGA
- a CDS encoding glutaredoxin family protein, which translates to MDLPTPDPAVGTAAPRVVLYGRAGCHLCDQARAMLERVREDTGEAFAEVDIDADAQLREKYGELVPVVTVDGVQQGYWRIESDRVRTALAQR; encoded by the coding sequence ATGGACCTCCCCACCCCTGACCCCGCCGTGGGGACCGCCGCGCCGCGCGTGGTCCTCTATGGCCGTGCCGGCTGCCACCTGTGCGACCAGGCGCGCGCGATGCTCGAGCGAGTCCGCGAGGACACGGGGGAGGCCTTCGCCGAGGTCGACATCGACGCCGACGCCCAGCTGCGTGAAAAGTACGGCGAGCTCGTCCCTGTCGTCACCGTGGACGGCGTGCAACAGGGCTACTGGCGGATCGAGTCCGACCGGGTGCGGACGGCGCTGGCGCAGCGCTGA
- a CDS encoding HAD family hydrolase, whose product MPATQDSTAAARVAAFFDVDNTIVRGASAYHLARELYRRGFFGPRDILFAARHALAFAVNGESLARIAAIRERALGMVRGRSVAEVLSIGEEVYDEVLGSRVFPGTLALLESHVAAGHEVWLVTATPTEISDLLARRLGATGSLGTRVEATDDGYYTGRLLGDMVHGEAKRAGVEALARERGIDLQNSYAYGDSINDVPLLAAVGRPCAVNPEPRLRAHAHARGWPVRDFRRRRRGVDLRAGARSARWAGTAWAAAVVVRALVRWVRSRAA is encoded by the coding sequence GTGCCAGCAACGCAGGACAGCACCGCTGCTGCCCGCGTGGCGGCGTTCTTCGACGTCGACAACACGATCGTGCGCGGGGCCAGCGCCTACCACCTGGCCCGCGAGCTCTACCGCCGGGGGTTCTTCGGGCCCCGGGACATCCTGTTCGCCGCCCGTCACGCGCTGGCGTTCGCGGTCAACGGCGAGAGCCTGGCCCGAATAGCCGCGATCCGCGAGCGGGCGCTGGGCATGGTGCGGGGCCGTTCGGTCGCGGAGGTGCTCTCCATCGGCGAGGAGGTCTACGACGAGGTGCTCGGTAGCCGCGTCTTCCCGGGCACCCTCGCCCTGCTGGAGTCGCACGTGGCGGCCGGGCACGAGGTGTGGCTGGTGACCGCCACCCCCACCGAGATCTCCGACCTGCTGGCCCGCCGCCTGGGCGCGACCGGGTCGCTCGGCACCCGGGTGGAGGCGACCGACGACGGGTACTACACCGGGCGGCTGCTCGGGGACATGGTGCACGGCGAGGCCAAGCGGGCCGGGGTGGAGGCCCTCGCCCGCGAGCGGGGCATCGACCTGCAGAACTCCTACGCCTACGGCGACTCGATCAACGACGTGCCGCTCCTGGCCGCGGTGGGCCGGCCGTGCGCGGTCAACCCCGAGCCGCGCCTGCGCGCCCACGCCCACGCGCGCGGCTGGCCAGTCCGGGACTTCCGCCGACGGCGGCGCGGAGTGGACCTCCGGGCCGGCGCCCGCTCGGCCCGGTGGGCGGGAACGGCGTGGGCGGCCGCGGTCGTAGTGCGCGCGCTGGTGCGGTGGGTGCGCTCGCGGGCGGCCTGA
- a CDS encoding 30S ribosomal protein bS22, whose product MGSVIKKRRKRMSKKKHRKLLRKTRHQRRNKK is encoded by the coding sequence ATGGGCTCAGTTATCAAGAAGCGCCGCAAGCGCATGTCGAAGAAGAAGCACCGCAAGCTGCTGCGCAAGACCCGCCACCAGCGTCGCAACAAGAAGTGA
- a CDS encoding helix-turn-helix domain-containing protein: MAEQLGAPRFLTVAEVAELMRVSKMTVYRMVHAGELPAVRMGRSFRVPQAAVENLINEGLGEWGQASAGGR; this comes from the coding sequence ATGGCCGAGCAGCTGGGAGCGCCGCGGTTCCTCACGGTCGCCGAGGTCGCCGAGCTCATGCGGGTGTCCAAGATGACCGTCTACCGGATGGTGCACGCCGGTGAGCTGCCCGCCGTCCGGATGGGCCGGTCCTTCCGCGTGCCCCAGGCCGCCGTGGAGAACCTCATCAACGAGGGCCTCGGCGAGTGGGGGCAGGCGTCCGCCGGCGGACGCTGA
- a CDS encoding acetoin utilization protein AcuC: protein MPADALLVWSEDLVSYDFGLAHPMTPVRLLLTHQLLEDLGVLDGSLRVVPAPVASDADLRRVHTAEYLDVVRRAEADGHAPPGYGLGDDDTPVFGQVHTASARIVGSTLTAAQAVWRGDARRAASIAGGMHHAMPARASGFCVYNDAGVAISWLLEQGARVAYLDLDAHHGDGVERMFWDDERVLTISVHQHPGSLFPGTGYAQDVGSAVARGSAVNVALPPRTADAGWLRAVEAVTEPLVRAHAPDIVVSQHGCDCHGTDPLAQLDVSIDAQRAAQLLVADVADRYAAGRWVALGGGGYEVIGVVPRAWAHLVAVVAGRPLEPGTAVPDVWRRRVRDLADVEAPRTMSDGRDARFARFTDGFNPDDAVDRAIMATRQAVFPWHGLDPMLD, encoded by the coding sequence ATGCCCGCCGACGCGCTGCTGGTCTGGTCCGAGGACCTCGTCAGCTACGACTTTGGGCTCGCGCACCCGATGACGCCGGTTCGCCTGCTGCTCACCCACCAGCTGCTCGAGGACCTCGGCGTGCTCGACGGCAGCCTCCGCGTGGTGCCCGCCCCGGTCGCGTCCGACGCCGATCTGCGCCGGGTGCACACCGCCGAGTACCTCGACGTCGTCCGCCGGGCCGAGGCCGACGGACACGCGCCGCCCGGGTACGGCCTGGGTGACGACGACACCCCCGTCTTCGGGCAGGTGCACACCGCCTCCGCACGGATCGTCGGCTCCACCCTGACGGCGGCCCAGGCGGTCTGGCGCGGCGATGCCCGCCGCGCGGCCAGCATCGCCGGCGGCATGCACCATGCGATGCCCGCGCGGGCGTCGGGCTTCTGCGTCTACAACGACGCGGGGGTCGCGATCTCCTGGCTCCTGGAGCAGGGCGCCCGCGTGGCCTACCTCGACCTCGACGCCCATCACGGTGACGGCGTCGAGCGCATGTTCTGGGACGACGAGCGGGTGCTGACCATCTCGGTGCACCAGCACCCCGGCAGCCTCTTTCCCGGCACCGGCTACGCCCAGGACGTCGGCTCCGCCGTCGCCCGCGGCAGCGCCGTCAACGTCGCGCTGCCCCCGCGGACCGCCGACGCCGGCTGGTTACGGGCCGTGGAGGCCGTCACCGAGCCGCTCGTGCGCGCCCACGCCCCCGACATCGTCGTCAGCCAGCACGGGTGCGACTGCCACGGCACGGACCCGCTCGCCCAGCTGGACGTCTCGATCGACGCCCAGCGCGCCGCCCAGCTGCTAGTGGCGGATGTCGCCGACCGATACGCGGCCGGCCGCTGGGTGGCCCTGGGCGGCGGTGGGTACGAGGTGATCGGCGTGGTGCCGCGCGCCTGGGCGCATCTTGTCGCCGTCGTCGCCGGGCGGCCGCTCGAGCCAGGCACCGCGGTGCCCGACGTGTGGCGCCGGCGCGTCCGGGACCTGGCGGACGTGGAGGCCCCGCGCACGATGTCCGACGGGCGCGACGCCCGCTTCGCTCGGTTCACCGACGGTTTCAACCCCGACGACGCCGTCGACCGGGCGATCATGGCCACGCGCCAGGCGGTTTTCCCTTGGCACGGACTGGACCCGATGCTGGACTGA
- a CDS encoding TrkH family potassium uptake protein: MATESLPGAIRVSRDWLDRIARNSPARLALLVFAGIIAVETVLLSLPAATASGERAPFVDALFTATSAVCVTGLVTVDTATYWSGFGQAVILVGIQIGGLGVMTLASILGLAVSRRIGLTQRMLTAVETKTTRLGEVGSLIRAVIIASLVVEGILTLVLVPRFLVHGETFGQAVWHGLFMALSIFNNAGFVVINGGLTQFVGDWWLGLPIVIGTFIGAIGFPVILNVSRLWRTPGKWSLHAKLTVLTSALLAAGSTVAIGLFEWTNPDTFGRLTFGDKILASLVHGMTPRSSGLSTVDVGQMRESTWFLTDALMFVGGGSASTAGGIKVSTLAVLVLAIVAEARGDRDIEAYGRRIGSSTVRLAVSVAFIGSTLVGVATLLLLMLTDMRLDVILFEVISAFATCGLSTGITPELPDGAKYVLTGLMFAGRTGTMTVAAALALRERRRVIRMPNERPIIG; this comes from the coding sequence GTGGCGACGGAGTCGCTACCCGGCGCGATCCGCGTCTCGCGGGACTGGCTCGACAGGATCGCCCGCAACTCCCCCGCGCGACTGGCGCTGCTGGTCTTCGCCGGCATCATCGCCGTCGAGACGGTGCTGCTCTCGCTACCCGCCGCGACCGCGTCGGGCGAGCGGGCGCCGTTCGTGGACGCCCTCTTCACCGCGACGTCCGCGGTCTGCGTGACGGGCCTGGTCACGGTGGACACCGCGACCTACTGGTCGGGTTTCGGCCAGGCGGTGATCCTCGTCGGCATCCAGATCGGCGGCCTCGGTGTGATGACGCTGGCCTCGATCCTGGGCCTGGCCGTCTCCCGCCGGATCGGCCTGACCCAGCGGATGCTCACAGCTGTCGAGACGAAGACCACCCGCCTGGGTGAGGTCGGCTCGCTGATCCGGGCGGTCATCATCGCCTCCCTGGTGGTCGAGGGCATCCTCACGCTCGTGCTGGTGCCGCGGTTCCTGGTCCACGGCGAAACGTTTGGGCAGGCGGTGTGGCACGGCCTGTTCATGGCACTGAGCATCTTCAACAACGCCGGGTTCGTCGTCATCAACGGCGGACTGACCCAGTTCGTCGGGGACTGGTGGCTGGGGCTGCCGATCGTGATCGGCACGTTCATCGGCGCCATCGGCTTCCCGGTGATCCTCAACGTCTCGCGCCTGTGGCGTACGCCCGGCAAGTGGAGCCTGCACGCCAAGCTCACCGTGCTCACCTCGGCACTCCTGGCGGCCGGCTCCACCGTGGCCATCGGCCTGTTCGAGTGGACCAACCCGGACACCTTCGGGCGGCTCACGTTCGGCGACAAGATCCTCGCGAGCCTCGTCCACGGGATGACACCGCGGTCCTCCGGCCTGTCCACGGTCGACGTCGGGCAGATGCGCGAGTCGACCTGGTTCCTCACCGACGCGCTCATGTTCGTCGGCGGCGGCAGCGCCTCGACGGCGGGGGGCATCAAGGTCTCCACGCTCGCCGTGCTCGTCCTGGCCATCGTCGCCGAGGCGCGTGGTGATCGGGACATCGAGGCGTACGGCCGCCGGATCGGCTCCTCCACGGTGCGGCTGGCCGTGTCGGTGGCCTTCATCGGCTCGACCCTGGTGGGCGTCGCCACGCTCCTGCTGCTCATGCTCACCGACATGCGCCTGGACGTCATCCTCTTCGAGGTGATCTCGGCCTTCGCCACCTGTGGCCTGAGCACGGGCATCACCCCGGAGCTGCCGGACGGCGCGAAGTACGTCCTGACCGGGCTGATGTTCGCCGGGCGCACCGGGACGATGACCGTGGCGGCCGCGCTCGCCCTGCGCGAGCGCCGGCGCGTCATCCGGATGCCCAACGAGCGGCCGATCATCGGCTGA